Proteins from one Selenihalanaerobacter shriftii genomic window:
- a CDS encoding alpha/beta hydrolase, protein MEKPVLFGKGAKKMLGILHIPDCKTDYPKPAVILCHGFKGNKIGPHRIFVKMARNLAENGIVAFRFDYRGSGDSFGDFKETTISGQVEDALEAVELISQLDEVNSSQLGLLGLSLGGAVAACTAAKSQNIKALVLWSAVAEIQKVFLAQKPKDNALQTLDEQGYIDLDGSKLGKDFVNEINEINPLSRIKKYKNLLFLVHGSEDEVVPVENTEAYYDNSIAEECQKHIVAGADHTYNNSDWEEEVLNKTLQWLIENL, encoded by the coding sequence TTGGAAAAGCCCGTTCTTTTTGGTAAGGGTGCAAAAAAAATGTTAGGAATTTTGCATATTCCAGACTGCAAGACTGATTATCCTAAACCAGCAGTTATTCTTTGTCATGGGTTTAAGGGTAATAAAATAGGGCCTCATCGAATATTTGTTAAGATGGCTAGAAATTTAGCTGAAAACGGTATCGTAGCTTTTAGGTTTGATTATCGTGGTTCTGGAGATAGTTTTGGTGATTTTAAAGAGACTACCATTTCGGGACAGGTAGAAGATGCTTTAGAAGCAGTAGAGTTAATTAGTCAATTAGACGAAGTTAATTCATCTCAGTTAGGACTATTAGGATTAAGTTTAGGTGGAGCAGTTGCAGCTTGTACAGCAGCTAAGTCGCAAAATATTAAAGCTTTAGTTTTATGGTCAGCAGTGGCTGAGATTCAAAAAGTATTCTTAGCACAAAAACCGAAAGACAATGCCTTACAGACTTTAGATGAGCAAGGGTATATAGATTTAGATGGCTCAAAATTAGGTAAAGATTTTGTAAATGAAATTAATGAAATCAATCCTTTATCAAGAATTAAAAAGTATAAAAACCTACTTTTTTTAGTTCATGGTAGTGAAGATGAAGTAGTTCCAGTAGAGAATACAGAAGCATATTATGATAATTCTATTGCTGAAGAATGTCAGAAACATATAGTTGCTGGGGCAGATCATACTTATAATAATTCTGATTGGGAAGAGGAAGTATTAAATAAAACTTTGCAATGGTTAATTGAAAACTTATAA
- a CDS encoding 2-phosphosulfolactate phosphatase, which translates to MKIDIVLNVEQINKERITDKVTVAIDTFRATTTIVTALSNGAKEVIPVKSVEEALNYNTQDEDIVVAGERSGEKMPELDLGNSPLSYTEKIIKGKKLVLTTTNGTKMLLNLKDSKQIIIASIINLKAVAQEINEIKEVIICCAGTQGEFSLEDFITAGALIYKLRDLSVDLELTDLSLVAYQTYFINKDNLFRVLSNSKNGSRLISLGKKADVDYSIKEDILSKVPICVNDKIISQD; encoded by the coding sequence ATGAAAATAGATATAGTATTAAATGTGGAGCAAATCAATAAAGAAAGGATAACAGATAAAGTAACGGTAGCAATTGATACTTTTCGGGCTACTACCACCATCGTAACAGCTTTATCAAATGGAGCTAAAGAAGTGATTCCGGTTAAAAGTGTTGAGGAAGCATTAAATTATAATACTCAGGATGAGGACATAGTTGTAGCTGGAGAAAGGTCAGGGGAGAAGATGCCTGAATTAGATTTAGGAAATTCTCCTTTAAGTTATACTGAAAAGATAATTAAAGGTAAAAAATTAGTATTGACTACTACGAATGGTACTAAAATGTTATTAAATTTAAAGGATTCCAAGCAGATAATTATTGCTTCCATAATTAATTTAAAAGCTGTCGCCCAAGAGATTAATGAGATTAAAGAAGTTATTATTTGTTGTGCAGGAACTCAAGGGGAATTTTCATTAGAAGATTTTATTACTGCTGGAGCTTTAATTTATAAGTTAAGAGATTTAAGTGTTGATTTAGAGTTAACTGATTTAAGTTTAGTTGCTTATCAGACTTATTTTATCAATAAGGATAATCTATTCAGAGTTTTAAGTAATAGTAAAAATGGATCTAGGTTAATTTCTTTAGGTAAAAAAGCTGATGTAGACTATTCTATAAAGGAGGATATTCTTTCAAAAGTTCCAATTTGTGTTAATGATAAAATAATTAGCCAAGATTAG
- a CDS encoding GerAB/ArcD/ProY family transporter translates to MIDPDDKISSRQLYIMIISILIGVNTLIMPRFMTEVAGVDGWILPITSGLIVIFNMYLLVRINSAFPNLTFIEYSEIIFGKVLSKLLSSGLLLYFLLITSINIRLFSSAIKPFLIPRTPIEILLLSTLIIPAYLIRHGIEPIARFNEYITMPALIFLAIPLLLTVSLPHFDLGNILPVFNSGLYKITQGSLIGYGASSFLGLEMMYLLYPYIKSSDRDKVLSATISGITTVVVIFVSFVAFTIAAVGYVELGYMTWPIISILSSIEVPVLERIGSLFIAIWATISFTTTLVLTFVGNGLGLAHFFNYKEFKQLILPGMVPPYFLALLPGTIDKAFRLMRYINYIGKFYLIILPIILFITFKLKGLDKKVE, encoded by the coding sequence ATGATAGATCCAGATGATAAGATTTCTTCGCGGCAGTTATATATTATGATAATTAGTATTCTAATAGGAGTTAATACTTTAATTATGCCCAGATTTATGACAGAAGTTGCTGGGGTAGATGGCTGGATTTTACCGATTACTAGTGGATTAATTGTTATCTTTAATATGTATCTTTTAGTTAGAATTAATTCGGCATTTCCTAATCTTACTTTTATTGAGTATAGTGAGATTATTTTTGGTAAAGTTTTAAGTAAGTTATTAAGTAGTGGTTTATTATTATATTTTTTATTAATAACTTCAATTAATATTAGACTCTTTAGTTCTGCTATTAAGCCATTTTTAATTCCAAGAACTCCTATAGAAATTTTGTTACTTTCAACTTTAATAATACCAGCATATCTAATTAGACATGGAATAGAACCGATAGCTAGATTTAATGAATATATTACTATGCCAGCTTTGATTTTTCTGGCCATACCTTTATTATTAACCGTTTCATTACCTCATTTTGATTTAGGTAATATATTGCCAGTCTTTAATTCTGGCTTATATAAGATAACTCAAGGTTCGTTAATCGGTTATGGAGCATCTTCATTTTTAGGTTTAGAGATGATGTATCTATTATATCCATATATAAAGAGTTCTGATAGAGATAAAGTTCTTTCAGCAACAATAAGTGGGATTACAACGGTTGTAGTTATCTTTGTTAGTTTTGTAGCCTTCACTATAGCAGCAGTTGGATATGTGGAGTTAGGATATATGACCTGGCCAATCATTAGTATTCTAAGTTCAATAGAAGTTCCAGTTCTTGAAAGGATAGGTAGTCTATTTATAGCTATTTGGGCTACAATTTCTTTTACAACTACTTTAGTTCTAACATTTGTAGGAAATGGGCTAGGATTAGCACATTTTTTTAATTATAAGGAGTTTAAACAATTAATTTTACCCGGTATGGTTCCGCCTTACTTTTTGGCATTATTACCTGGAACAATAGATAAGGCTTTTAGATTAATGAGGTATATTAACTATATAGGTAAGTTTTATTTAATTATTTTACCAATTATTCTATTTATAACTTTTAAGTTAAAGGGGTTAGATAAAAAAGTAGAATGA
- a CDS encoding ferritin family protein yields MNKKLLLASLNWFYTLELEQVTLYEEQHRASNDDYIKEVLKHLADVEKGHVENIKKSIRELGSEPSRVGEIIGPIFGKPFSELTTMFGTVNLFNINILLESRAAHDYYKLINEVKDQGLLDVLIRNSIEEDMHRSWFVEQKRQLNKKKFKGQI; encoded by the coding sequence ATGAATAAAAAGTTATTGCTTGCTTCTTTAAATTGGTTTTATACTTTAGAATTAGAACAGGTGACATTATATGAAGAACAGCATAGAGCCAGTAATGATGATTATATTAAAGAAGTTTTAAAGCATTTAGCTGATGTAGAAAAAGGTCATGTGGAAAATATAAAAAAAAGCATTAGGGAATTAGGATCTGAGCCTAGTAGAGTAGGAGAAATCATAGGCCCAATTTTTGGTAAACCATTTAGTGAATTAACTACAATGTTTGGAACAGTTAATCTATTTAATATTAATATTTTGTTAGAATCTAGAGCAGCGCATGATTATTATAAATTAATCAATGAAGTAAAAGATCAAGGATTATTAGATGTTTTAATAAGGAATTCTATTGAAGAAGATATGCATAGAAGTTGGTTTGTGGAACAAAAACGTCAGCTAAACAAAAAGAAGTTTAAAGGACAGATTTAA
- a CDS encoding ADP-ribosylglycohydrolase family protein, translated as MERQRLKDKFIGALVGTFVGDTLGMAVEGYSLNQIEAEYGHIEHMLEARLGSGTYTDDTEMMIGVAESLIAVNGFDGKDMANKFITNLNLDRGYGSGTIQALNNIKAGTSWQEAGKYVFGNGSFGNGSAMRVAPIGVFYHDNYEKLKEKAKKSSLITHAHPLGKTGATLQALTVGYAINQASDSDFSVENYLNFLSKLLDLDSKEFSHKFRLINEYLDDQPNKEQVAKELGSDTRVFNSVPTSIYSFLANLNEFRDAVLYAINLGGDTDTVGAMTGAIAGAYHGFDKIPKDWLNNLENNKKGLDYIINLGERLFELRYNC; from the coding sequence TTGGAGCGACAAAGGTTAAAAGATAAGTTTATTGGCGCTTTAGTAGGAACGTTTGTTGGTGACACTTTAGGTATGGCAGTGGAAGGGTATTCTTTAAATCAGATTGAAGCAGAGTATGGTCATATTGAACATATGTTAGAGGCTAGGTTAGGTTCAGGTACTTATACTGATGATACTGAAATGATGATTGGTGTAGCTGAATCATTAATAGCAGTTAACGGGTTTGATGGAAAAGATATGGCTAATAAGTTTATAACTAATCTTAATTTAGATCGAGGTTACGGCTCGGGAACTATCCAGGCTTTAAATAATATTAAAGCAGGTACTTCTTGGCAGGAAGCTGGTAAGTATGTATTTGGCAATGGTTCTTTTGGGAATGGATCTGCCATGCGAGTAGCACCTATAGGTGTTTTTTACCATGATAATTATGAGAAATTAAAAGAAAAGGCTAAAAAGTCTAGTTTAATTACTCATGCCCATCCTTTAGGTAAAACTGGAGCTACCTTACAAGCTTTAACTGTCGGATATGCAATTAACCAAGCTTCTGATAGTGATTTCTCAGTAGAAAATTACTTAAATTTCTTATCGAAACTTTTAGATTTAGATTCAAAAGAGTTTTCACATAAGTTTAGATTAATAAATGAATATTTAGATGACCAACCTAATAAAGAGCAAGTAGCCAAGGAATTAGGTAGTGATACAAGAGTCTTTAATTCAGTTCCAACTTCTATTTATTCTTTCTTAGCTAATTTAAATGAATTTAGAGATGCTGTTCTTTATGCCATAAATTTAGGTGGAGACACAGACACTGTTGGTGCTATGACTGGAGCTATAGCGGGAGCGTATCATGGATTTGATAAGATTCCTAAAGATTGGTTAAATAATCTTGAAAATAATAAAAAGGGCTTAGATTATATAATAAACTTAGGTGAAAGGTTATTTGAATTAAGATATAATTGTTAA
- the nth gene encoding endonuclease III, with protein sequence MEVVKTAEEVEKILKILDNKYPAPETELDYETPFELLIATILSAQSTDKQVNKVTKELFEDYKEPEDFIGVTPDELSNKIQGVGLYRNKAKYIIKTCHKLVEDYNSRVPQGRKELMKLSGVGRKTANVVLSCAFDFDAIAVDTHVFRVTNRLGIANSDTVLATEKELMDNIPKQLWSVAHHWFIFHGREICKARKPRCQECPVSHLCDYFLKEE encoded by the coding sequence GTGGAAGTAGTGAAGACTGCAGAAGAGGTTGAAAAAATTTTAAAGATATTAGATAATAAATATCCTGCTCCAGAAACTGAATTGGATTATGAAACACCTTTTGAATTATTGATTGCTACTATTCTTTCTGCTCAATCAACAGATAAACAAGTAAATAAAGTGACAAAGGAATTATTTGAGGATTATAAAGAACCTGAAGATTTTATAGGGGTGACTCCTGATGAGTTATCTAATAAAATTCAAGGAGTAGGTCTATATCGAAACAAAGCAAAGTATATTATTAAAACCTGTCATAAATTAGTTGAAGATTATAATTCTAGAGTACCACAAGGTAGAAAAGAATTAATGAAATTATCAGGAGTTGGACGTAAAACAGCCAATGTGGTTTTAAGTTGTGCATTTGATTTTGATGCTATTGCTGTGGATACCCATGTTTTTCGAGTAACTAATCGTTTAGGAATAGCTAATAGTGATACAGTATTGGCAACTGAAAAGGAATTAATGGATAATATTCCTAAACAATTATGGTCTGTTGCTCACCATTGGTTTATTTTTCATGGACGAGAAATCTGTAAAGCACGTAAGCCAAGGTGTCAAGAATGTCCAGTAAGTCATTTATGTGATTATTTTCTTAAAGAAGAATAG
- a CDS encoding DUF441 domain-containing protein — protein sequence MGKEYILIFIIFALGVLAKSDLLSLAAVILFLLKFLQLHSIFPILEDKGLDIGLLFLILAVLAPLITNSKALSELMNVFKSPLGILALIGGLLATQLNGMGLNLLEDKPQLIIGMVLGSLIGIIFLDGIPVGPLMAGGVTAFFLKLFKILIN from the coding sequence TTGGGAAAAGAATACATTTTAATCTTTATTATTTTTGCTTTAGGTGTTTTAGCTAAATCTGATTTGCTTTCTTTAGCAGCGGTAATTTTATTTTTATTAAAGTTTTTGCAACTTCATTCTATATTTCCGATTTTGGAAGATAAGGGTTTAGATATTGGACTATTATTCTTGATTTTAGCAGTTTTAGCTCCTTTGATAACTAATTCTAAAGCTTTATCAGAACTAATGAATGTATTTAAATCCCCTTTAGGGATTTTAGCATTAATTGGTGGGCTATTAGCAACTCAATTAAATGGAATGGGATTAAATTTATTAGAAGATAAGCCACAATTAATTATTGGTATGGTATTGGGATCCTTAATCGGCATCATATTTTTAGATGGTATTCCTGTTGGTCCACTGATGGCTGGTGGAGTGACAGCCTTCTTTTTAAAGTTATTTAAAATTTTAATTAATTAA
- a CDS encoding YqhV family protein, giving the protein MIFIKNKIVASMSLLRILSGIIEFTAALLMLKFNTVERALQINSVLAMVGPVVLVLVTTLGLIGIADKISALNFIIIGAGVALILLGTKL; this is encoded by the coding sequence ATGATCTTCATTAAAAATAAGATAGTAGCTAGTATGTCTTTATTAAGGATACTTTCGGGGATTATTGAATTTACAGCGGCATTATTAATGTTAAAGTTTAATACAGTAGAAAGGGCTTTACAAATAAATTCTGTTTTAGCTATGGTAGGGCCTGTAGTCTTAGTATTAGTAACAACTTTAGGTTTAATAGGAATTGCAGATAAGATATCAGCTTTAAATTTTATAATTATTGGGGCGGGTGTAGCTTTAATTCTTTTGGGTACTAAACTTTAA
- a CDS encoding MFS transporter, which translates to MDKKYKKMLTAFAAVPFLMVLGNSMLIPEFPKIKSALDINQFQVGLLITLFSASAGVAIPFLGYLSDRIGRKKIIIPSLLLYGLGGLIAGLAAAFLDENAYKVILVSRVIQGIGGAGTAPIVMALVGDIFTSNQRSEALGIIESANGLGKILSPILGATIALVSWSALFFSYAFLSIPIAASIWFLVEEPSDNIQKQSIGEYLNNIKQIFKKRGVSLSLSLLGGMIVLFLLFGVLSYLSDILETRYDIKGLTKGLVIAIPITFMSTTSYLTGLYLKKKGRYFKHALALGLIINAIILSLLPFIRNIYLYMGTISILGIGSGLILPTVNTLVTSSAPSEQRGGITSLYGSVRFIGVAFGPPTFSLLNRISEKAMFFGGASIGVLGSILIFMFLDESKIITDDNSDSDSDNSSSKN; encoded by the coding sequence ATGGACAAAAAATATAAAAAAATGTTAACTGCTTTCGCTGCTGTACCATTTTTAATGGTATTAGGAAATTCAATGCTGATCCCTGAATTTCCTAAAATCAAATCTGCATTAGATATAAATCAATTCCAAGTAGGCTTACTAATTACTCTATTCTCTGCTTCAGCGGGAGTCGCAATCCCATTCTTAGGGTATTTATCAGATAGAATAGGTCGTAAGAAAATAATTATCCCTTCTTTATTATTATATGGTTTAGGAGGATTAATAGCTGGATTAGCTGCTGCTTTTTTAGATGAGAATGCTTACAAGGTGATTTTAGTTAGTCGAGTCATTCAAGGTATTGGTGGAGCTGGTACAGCTCCTATTGTAATGGCTTTAGTTGGAGATATTTTTACTTCAAACCAACGAAGCGAAGCATTAGGAATTATTGAATCAGCCAATGGATTAGGAAAAATATTAAGTCCTATTTTAGGAGCAACTATTGCTCTAGTTTCTTGGTCTGCTCTCTTTTTCTCTTATGCTTTCTTATCCATTCCTATTGCTGCTTCTATTTGGTTTTTAGTTGAAGAACCTTCCGATAATATTCAAAAACAGTCAATAGGAGAATATCTTAATAATATTAAGCAGATATTTAAAAAACGAGGTGTTTCTCTTTCACTAAGTTTATTAGGTGGTATGATAGTTCTCTTTCTTTTATTTGGAGTTCTTTCTTATTTATCAGATATTTTAGAAACACGATATGATATTAAAGGATTAACTAAAGGGTTAGTTATCGCTATTCCTATCACCTTTATGTCTACTACCTCCTATTTAACCGGTCTTTATCTTAAAAAGAAAGGAAGATACTTTAAGCATGCTTTAGCTTTAGGATTAATAATTAATGCTATTATCTTATCTTTGTTACCTTTTATTCGAAATATATATTTATATATGGGAACCATCTCAATTCTAGGAATTGGTAGTGGGTTAATCTTACCAACGGTTAATACTTTAGTTACTAGTTCTGCCCCTAGTGAACAACGAGGTGGTATCACTTCACTTTATGGTAGTGTTAGATTCATAGGAGTCGCTTTTGGACCACCTACCTTTAGTTTGTTAAATAGAATTAGTGAAAAAGCTATGTTTTTTGGAGGAGCTAGCATCGGAGTATTAGGTTCTATTTTAATCTTTATGTTCCTAGATGAAAGTAAAATAATTACAGATGATAATAGTGATAGTGATAGTGATAATAGCAGTAGTAAGAATTAA
- a CDS encoding EscU/YscU/HrcU family type III secretion system export apparatus switch protein: MYEDPALIDNLLQLKLNEEIPEELYQVVAEILSFIYDLNSEI, translated from the coding sequence ATTTATGAAGATCCTGCTTTAATAGATAATTTACTTCAATTGAAATTGAATGAAGAAATACCTGAAGAACTTTATCAAGTAGTAGCTGAAATTTTGAGCTTCATTTATGACCTAAATAGTGAAATATAA
- the comA gene encoding phosphosulfolactate synthase — protein sequence MKSEKFNNGWGVDIDFPLQGREAKPRDIGLTMILDKGLGLNQTKDLLEIAANYIDFHKLSFGTSALYRPKVLEEKIELIKSYGIDIYPGGTYLEVAVTQGKLDEYLNRAKELGFTAIEVSDGTIELTSSLRSAIIKKAVDLEFKVLSEIGKKDKKKQFKMSKMIKQLKQDIDDGAYKVIVEARESGKGISIYNSEGELDEFKMEQLLLGAYDGNDIMWETPLKKQQVKFINALGSNVNLGNIAPSDILALESLRVGVRGDTFKTSLSEEDSIFKTAFLQKDNDIDEF from the coding sequence ATGAAGAGCGAAAAGTTTAATAATGGATGGGGAGTAGATATTGATTTTCCTTTACAAGGGAGAGAAGCTAAGCCAAGAGATATTGGTTTAACTATGATTTTAGATAAAGGTTTAGGATTAAACCAGACTAAGGATTTATTAGAGATAGCAGCTAACTATATAGATTTTCACAAGTTAAGTTTTGGTACTTCAGCTTTATATCGACCTAAAGTATTAGAAGAAAAGATAGAATTAATCAAGTCTTATGGGATAGATATTTATCCTGGAGGTACTTACTTAGAAGTGGCTGTTACTCAAGGGAAATTAGATGAGTACCTAAATAGAGCTAAAGAATTAGGTTTTACTGCTATAGAAGTTTCTGATGGAACTATTGAATTAACTAGTAGTTTACGATCAGCAATTATTAAAAAAGCAGTTGATTTAGAGTTTAAAGTTTTAAGTGAGATAGGTAAAAAGGATAAGAAAAAGCAGTTTAAAATGTCTAAAATGATCAAACAATTAAAGCAAGATATAGATGATGGTGCTTATAAAGTAATAGTGGAGGCTAGAGAATCTGGAAAAGGGATTTCAATTTATAATTCTGAAGGAGAACTTGATGAATTTAAGATGGAACAGCTATTATTAGGAGCTTATGACGGAAATGATATTATGTGGGAGACACCACTTAAGAAACAACAGGTTAAATTTATTAATGCTTTAGGTTCTAATGTTAATCTAGGTAATATAGCACCTAGTGATATTTTAGCTTTAGAATCATTACGTGTAGGAGTGAGAGGTGACACTTTTAAAACATCTCTTTCAGAAGAGGACTCAATATTTAAGACTGCTTTTTTACAGAAAGATAATGATATAGATGAATTTTAA
- a CDS encoding thymidine kinase, whose amino-acid sequence MHGYYGSVNSGWLEVITGVMYAGKSNELLRRVERAVIAKQEVVIFKPKVDDRYSDNEVVTHNGNKIKAEIVDDSSDIEKRFKKINNKIDVIAIDEGQFFDNGLIELVVDLADQGYRVIIAGLDMDFAGRGFEPMPELMARAEYVTKLHAVCVKCSNPATRNQRLINGEPASVDDPIIVVGADEKYEARCRNCHQVK is encoded by the coding sequence ATGCACGGATATTATGGTTCAGTAAATTCAGGTTGGTTAGAAGTAATAACAGGAGTTATGTATGCAGGAAAGAGCAATGAATTACTTAGAAGAGTAGAAAGGGCAGTAATTGCTAAACAAGAGGTGGTAATCTTTAAGCCAAAAGTTGACGATAGATATAGTGATAATGAAGTTGTAACCCATAATGGCAATAAGATCAAGGCTGAGATAGTCGATGATTCTTCAGATATTGAGAAACGTTTTAAAAAAATAAATAATAAGATTGATGTAATAGCTATAGATGAAGGACAATTCTTTGATAATGGCTTAATTGAGTTAGTTGTAGATTTAGCTGATCAAGGCTATAGAGTAATTATTGCTGGTTTAGATATGGATTTTGCTGGGCGTGGCTTTGAGCCTATGCCGGAATTGATGGCTCGCGCGGAATATGTTACTAAGTTACATGCTGTATGTGTAAAGTGTTCTAATCCTGCTACCCGTAATCAAAGGTTAATTAATGGAGAACCAGCTAGTGTCGATGATCCGATTATAGTAGTTGGTGCTGATGAAAAATATGAAGCTAGATGTAGGAACTGTCATCAAGTCAAGTAA
- a CDS encoding ferredoxin family protein, translating into MSNFLKDQKSPLDSVEIIADDISHIDIKNKKVCLKKCENKPCTYYCPTRVYSWSGEDTEIKVDYTRCVECLACPQGCPYNNIAWQLPKGGYGVNYQR; encoded by the coding sequence ATGTCTAATTTTTTAAAAGATCAAAAATCACCACTAGATAGTGTAGAAATTATAGCAGATGACATATCTCATATTGATATTAAAAATAAAAAGGTATGTTTAAAAAAATGTGAGAATAAACCTTGCACGTATTACTGCCCTACTAGAGTTTACTCTTGGAGCGGGGAAGATACTGAAATAAAAGTCGATTATACTAGATGTGTTGAATGTTTAGCCTGTCCCCAAGGATGCCCTTATAATAATATTGCCTGGCAATTGCCTAAAGGCGGTTATGGTGTGAACTATCAAAGATAA
- a CDS encoding FAD-dependent oxidoreductase has product MGNDRYDAVIVGAGPAGASAALLLAQNNSSVALIERGKKPGSKNMFGGSIYRKPTAKIIPGFWEKAPLERSIVTDELWLMDKNSAVKVGFTGLKFNEPPYNKFSAIRSKFDAWFANKAVEAGANLMTETLVDDLVYEKIGLLKKKVNGVKLDNGEIIYADVVLIAEGASANLTQKAGMRGRIEASSLTLYVKEELALPPEIIEARFNLEPGEGANLGMIGYPTSGVIGKGGLWTNKKSISLITGGYLNQINAKGISPYQLLSRFKKHPLIKRLIAGAESIAYKAHVIPKGGYENVPQLYDDGLLIAGDAAMMISGRRGSDIAMLTGLYAAETIAQARAAEDYSAKVLKGYEKRVMDSFFMKSIKKSKSAKKYYKDHPDADYLLTKAANDAAYRFFEVGVEPSEQKIKKIKKEILNMEPTKKLITDLYYGFKDWGIF; this is encoded by the coding sequence ATGGGTAATGATCGTTACGATGCTGTAATTGTAGGCGCGGGTCCAGCTGGTGCATCAGCAGCTCTTTTATTAGCCCAAAATAACTCATCAGTTGCATTAATAGAACGAGGAAAAAAACCTGGAAGCAAAAATATGTTTGGTGGTAGCATTTATCGTAAACCTACTGCTAAAATCATTCCTGGATTTTGGGAAAAAGCTCCTCTAGAAAGAAGTATAGTTACCGATGAATTATGGTTAATGGATAAAAATTCAGCAGTTAAAGTTGGATTTACAGGCTTAAAATTTAATGAACCTCCATATAATAAGTTTTCAGCCATTAGGTCTAAGTTTGATGCTTGGTTTGCTAATAAAGCAGTTGAAGCCGGAGCTAATTTAATGACTGAAACTTTAGTAGATGATTTAGTATATGAAAAAATTGGCTTACTTAAAAAGAAAGTAAATGGGGTAAAATTAGATAATGGAGAAATTATCTATGCTGATGTAGTTTTAATTGCTGAAGGAGCCAGTGCAAACTTAACTCAAAAGGCAGGTATGCGAGGTAGAATAGAAGCTTCAAGTTTAACCTTATATGTTAAAGAAGAACTAGCATTACCACCTGAAATTATAGAAGCTCGCTTTAATTTAGAACCAGGAGAAGGAGCTAATCTAGGAATGATTGGTTACCCTACTTCTGGAGTTATTGGGAAAGGTGGACTATGGACTAACAAAAAATCTATATCTCTAATTACAGGTGGCTATCTAAATCAAATTAATGCTAAAGGAATTAGTCCTTATCAGTTACTTAGTCGCTTTAAGAAGCATCCTTTAATTAAAAGACTAATTGCAGGTGCTGAATCTATAGCTTATAAGGCTCATGTAATCCCTAAAGGTGGTTATGAAAATGTACCACAGCTTTATGATGATGGTTTACTAATTGCAGGCGATGCTGCCATGATGATTAGTGGCCGTAGAGGATCTGATATAGCCATGTTAACTGGTCTGTATGCTGCAGAAACAATAGCCCAAGCTAGAGCAGCTGAAGATTATAGTGCTAAAGTACTTAAGGGTTATGAAAAAAGAGTTATGGATAGTTTCTTTATGAAAAGTATTAAAAAGAGTAAATCCGCTAAAAAATACTATAAAGATCACCCAGATGCCGATTATCTATTAACCAAAGCTGCTAATGATGCCGCTTATCGTTTCTTTGAAGTGGGTGTTGAACCATCAGAACAAAAAATAAAAAAAATAAAGAAGGAAATTCTTAATATGGAACCTACTAAAAAGCTCATTACTGACTTATACTATGGTTTTAAAGACTGGGGGATATTCTGA